In Treponema sp. J25, a single window of DNA contains:
- a CDS encoding YebC/PmpR family DNA-binding transcriptional regulator: MSGHSKWATIKHKKGAADAKRGQLFTKLIKEISIAARMGGGDPEANPRLRTAILKAKAANMPKDNVERAIKKGTGELEGVNYEELTYEAYAPGGVAVLIEVLTDNKNRAAADVRNILTKAGGSLATAGAVSRLFKRKGLITFDGEKYSEDQIMEAALEGGAEDVSTSDGVIEVITAPEDFETVLNALNARGFESMSAEISMIPDMEVSLDKESTSKVLKMIERLEENDDVQNVYHNLEIPEGFEEE, from the coding sequence GGGGCCAGTTGTTTACCAAGCTTATCAAGGAAATTTCCATCGCTGCCCGAATGGGTGGAGGTGATCCCGAAGCAAATCCCCGACTCAGGACCGCCATCCTTAAGGCAAAGGCGGCGAACATGCCCAAGGATAACGTGGAACGGGCCATTAAGAAGGGTACGGGCGAACTAGAAGGGGTAAACTACGAAGAGTTGACCTATGAGGCCTATGCGCCCGGTGGCGTGGCGGTTCTTATCGAAGTTCTTACGGATAATAAGAATCGGGCCGCGGCGGATGTACGGAATATTCTGACTAAGGCAGGGGGGTCCCTCGCTACGGCAGGGGCTGTTTCTCGGCTTTTCAAGCGGAAGGGGCTCATTACCTTTGATGGGGAGAAATACTCGGAGGATCAGATCATGGAGGCCGCCCTGGAAGGCGGTGCAGAGGATGTAAGTACCTCCGATGGGGTTATCGAAGTAATCACCGCCCCTGAAGATTTTGAAACGGTCCTCAATGCCCTCAATGCCCGTGGGTTTGAATCGATGAGTGCTGAAATCAGTATGATCCCCGATATGGAAGTATCCCTCGACAAAGAATCGACGAGCAAGGTTCTTAAGATGATCGAGCGGCTTGAAGAAAACGATGACGTGCAAAACGTCTATCATAACCTTGAAATTCCTGAAGGGTTTGAAGAAGAGTAA